A portion of the Oncorhynchus clarkii lewisi isolate Uvic-CL-2024 chromosome 27, UVic_Ocla_1.0, whole genome shotgun sequence genome contains these proteins:
- the LOC139386412 gene encoding tubulin delta chain-like — MSIVTVQLGQCGNQVGQELFEVISNDANDTQRKVYSECSSERFFNETANRELVARSVLIDMEPKVISQSIAKTAKSGKWRYGDRSHFSQKQGSGNNWANGYCVHGPRHEEVVMDIVRREVEHCDCLAGIMAMMSVAGGTGSGVGTYVTQCLRDAYPNSFILNHLTWPYGTGEVIVQNYNSVLTLSHLYQLSDAILVHENDTVHKICAQLMNIKHISFRDVNKVIAHQLGSVLQPALTGDSHGIYNRNPIGELMSSLVCHPEYKLLSVCNIPQVSSSSMAYSMFTWPGLLKHLRQMLIANSKMEEGIDWQVRAPSLQPEGIERTGSHRRPGFNTSLANLLILRGKDVNNAEISGFQHPSLYTPWLPADEAFSMWKTPVPFNKYEKSAILVSNSQTLLRPLDNMVGKAWNMFASRAYIHQYTKFGISEEDFLDSFTSLEQVISSYSQL, encoded by the exons ATGTCCATCGTGACAGTGCAACTTGGACAATGTGGCAACCAGGTAGGCCAAGAGTTGTTCGAGGTGATCAGCAATGATGCAAATGATACGCAAAGAAAGGTTTACAGTGAATGCAGCAGTGAGCGTTTCTTCAATGAGACTGCAAATCGAG AACTCGTGGCAAGGTCAGTGCTGATTGACATGGAACCCAAAGTCATCTCACAGAGTATTGCAAAGACTGCCAAATCTGGGAAGTGGAGATATGGGGACCGTTCACACTTCAGTCAGAAACAGGGTTCTGGAAACAACTGGGCAAATGG ATACTGTGTCCATGGACCACGTCATGAGGAAGTAGTGATGGACAttgtgaggagggaggtggagcacTGTGACTGTCTGGCAGGAATCATGGCCATGATGAGTGTGGCAGGGGGCACAGGGTCAGGGGTGGGCACATACGTTACTCAGTGTCTCCGGGACGCCTACCCAAACTCCTTCATCCTCAACCACCTGACATGGCCCTATGGCACTGGAGAA GTGATAGTCCAGAACTACAACTCTGTGCTCACACTGTCACACCTCTACCAGCTCTCAGATGCCATCCTGGTTCATGAAAATGACACGGTTCACAAGATCTGTGCTCAGCTCATGAATATCAAACACATATCATTCAGGGACGTCAACAAAGTCATCGCCCACCAGCTAGGGAGTGTTCTGCAGCCTGCACTCACTGGTGACTCCCATGGTATCTACAATAGAAACCCCATAG GTGAACTGATGAGCAGCCTGGTGTGTCACCCAGAGTACAAGCTTCTCAGCGTGTGCAACATTCCCCAGGTGTCCAGCTCCTCTATGGCTTACAGCATGTTCACCTGGCCGGGCCTGCTCAAACATCTACGTCAGATGCTCATTGCCAACTCCAAAATGGAGGAAG GCATCGACTGGCAGGTGCGAGCCCCCTCTCTCCAGCCTGAAGGGATAGAGAGGACCGGGAGTCACAGACGACCAGGCTTCAACACCTCCCTGGCCAACCTGCTCATACTGCGGGGGAAGGATGTGAACAATGCAGAGATAA GTGGATTTCAGCATCCGAGTCTATATACCCCCTGGCTTCCAGCAGATGAGGCTTTCAGCATGTGGAAAACCCCAGTCCCGTTTAACAAGTATGAGAAGTCTGCTATACTGGTCAGCAACAGTCAGACTCTGTTGAGGCCTCTGGACAACATGGTGGGGAAAGCCTGGAACATGTTTGCCTCCAG GGCCTACATTCATCAATACACTAAGTTCGGGATCTCAGAGGAGGATTTCTTGGATAGCTTCACGTCTCTTGAACAGGTCATCTCTAGCTACAGTCAACTTTGA